A stretch of Equus przewalskii isolate Varuska chromosome 11, EquPr2, whole genome shotgun sequence DNA encodes these proteins:
- the LOC103563594 gene encoding olfactory receptor 4P4-like, translating into MENQNNVTEFVFMGLWGNKQIELLFFFLFLLCYLTVLMGNFIILLTITCSHLIQQPMYYFLCHLSLMDLCYTSTVVPQLIRDLAAAKKNISYNNCMTQLFTAHLLAGVEIFILVSMAFDRYVAIVKPLHYMVIMNRQRCNMLIVMAWVVGFWHSVALLLMVLNLPFCGPNQIEHYICDVKPLLKLVCKDIHVVSILVIANSGMVVVAIFFVLVASYILILYNLRTHSSAGRRKALSTCSSHITVVVLFFVPCIYTYVLPAGSENKDKEISVFYTVIAPMLNPLIYTLRNVEMKITMWKVWSQMAHSNLKFLR; encoded by the coding sequence ATGGAAAATCAGAACAATGTCACAGAATTTGTTTTCATGGGGTTGTGGGGAAATAAGCAAATAGAGctgctgttctttttcttgttcctgctCTGTTACCTGACAGTCTTAATGGGGAACTTCATTATCTTACTCACAATCACCTGCAGCCATCTAATCCAACAACCAATGTACTACTTTCTCTGCCACCTTTCCCTCATGGACCTCTGCTACACCTCCACTGTGGTCCCCCAGCTAATCAGGGACTTAgctgcagcaaaaaaaaatatttcctataacAACTGTATGActcagctcttcactgcccacttACTGGCAGGTGTGGAAATATTTATCTTGGTATCCATGGCCTTTGACCGTTATGTTGCCATTGTCAAGCCTCTGCACTATATGGTCATAATGAACCGGCAGAGGTGTAACATGCTGATTGTTATGGCCTGGGTGGTGGGTTTTTGGCACTCTGTTGCTCTACTGCTCATGGTACTCAATTTACCTTTCTGTGGTCCTAATCAGATAGAGCACTACATATGTGATGTGAAGCCTCTTTTGAAACTTGTGTGCAAAGATATTCATGTTGTTAGTATCTTAGTGATTGCTAATTCAGGGATGGTGGTGGTTGCCATTTTTTTTGTCCTAGTAGCTTCTTATATACTCATATTATATAATCTTAGGACACATTCCTCTGCAGGACGACGCAAAGCTCTCTCAACCTGTAGCTCTCACATAACGGTTGTAGTTTTATTCTTTGTGCCCTGTATCTATACTTATGTTCTACCTGCAGGGAGTGAGAACAAGGATAAGGAAATCTCTGTGTTTTACACTGTGATTGCCCCCATGCTGAATCCTCTCATCTATACCCTGAGAAATGTGGAGATGAAAATCACCATGTGGAAGGTATGGTCTCAAATGGCACATTCAAATTTAAAGTTCCTAAGGTGA